A single Kiritimatiellia bacterium DNA region contains:
- the ccsA gene encoding cytochrome c biogenesis protein CcsA: MRIPSQRAIWLARLLLATMLAPWWPSADASAAPPELREWTLLPVLEGGRPMPLSAFARLVLLQMSGRGSVPQHRSASAWLGDVLFRGEATEDDPVFLIGHPDLADALGLTAERPRFRTSYRALAPALDRLQRLAASAAARPAAERSALDREALRLASAAELYASLRRGLAPHIVPGGQGPHAHWLAPADLSEAAASRPIAREALATWNEIAAAWRSGDAASLAAHVRRLRDLVIAEAAIPHFRAHLEAEGWLVRVRPFWWACLIWIAAALWPRRAGTDRTRRLLRTGGAALLAIALGLHTAGLGLRAFIMGRPPVTNLYSTFIFAAWASGVAAGIGLVRRSDPLRRGGAAVAAVLLLAAGRYEADGDTMARVVAVLDSNLWLTAHVMTIMLGYAGCLLAGAIGHAALWTAARHGPDAAAEQFRAIRACLAFGLVFTFLGTTLGGVWADLSWGRFWGWDPKENGALLIILWTSAVLHARASGLIRDAGLAAGAVVTVAVVLTAWLGVNLLGIGLHAYGFTSGTARGWMAATLFELAFATLGLLAVRHRIARELSKHPPASSVQQA, from the coding sequence GTGAGGATCCCTTCCCAGCGCGCGATCTGGCTCGCAAGGCTCCTGCTCGCAACCATGCTGGCTCCGTGGTGGCCATCGGCAGATGCGTCGGCCGCGCCACCCGAACTTCGGGAGTGGACGCTGCTGCCAGTGCTGGAAGGCGGCCGGCCGATGCCCCTCAGCGCGTTCGCGCGCCTCGTGCTGCTTCAGATGTCCGGCCGCGGAAGCGTACCGCAGCACCGCAGCGCCTCGGCCTGGCTCGGTGACGTCCTCTTCCGGGGCGAGGCGACCGAGGACGACCCGGTCTTCCTGATCGGTCATCCCGACCTGGCCGACGCGCTGGGCCTCACGGCCGAGCGACCCAGGTTCCGCACGTCCTACCGGGCGCTGGCGCCAGCGCTCGATCGCTTGCAGCGACTTGCCGCGTCGGCCGCCGCGCGACCGGCAGCAGAACGTTCCGCTCTGGACCGTGAAGCGCTACGACTGGCTTCGGCAGCGGAGCTGTATGCATCGCTGCGCCGCGGGCTCGCGCCCCACATCGTCCCCGGAGGCCAAGGCCCACATGCGCACTGGCTGGCACCCGCTGATCTGTCCGAAGCGGCGGCCAGCCGGCCGATCGCTCGCGAAGCGCTCGCCACATGGAACGAGATCGCAGCCGCCTGGCGCTCCGGCGACGCCGCAAGCCTCGCGGCCCATGTGCGGCGGTTGCGAGATTTGGTCATCGCTGAGGCCGCGATTCCGCATTTCCGTGCGCACCTCGAAGCCGAGGGGTGGCTGGTGCGGGTGCGCCCGTTCTGGTGGGCGTGCCTGATCTGGATCGCCGCCGCGCTCTGGCCACGACGCGCTGGAACCGACCGCACCCGACGCCTGTTGCGTACCGGCGGTGCCGCCCTACTCGCCATCGCGCTCGGGCTGCACACCGCAGGGCTCGGACTCCGTGCATTCATCATGGGCCGGCCTCCCGTCACGAACTTGTACTCGACCTTCATTTTTGCGGCGTGGGCGTCAGGTGTGGCCGCCGGGATCGGGCTCGTACGGCGCTCCGACCCGCTGCGCCGCGGCGGTGCTGCAGTCGCCGCGGTGCTCCTTCTTGCCGCCGGCCGCTACGAGGCCGATGGCGACACGATGGCCCGGGTCGTCGCGGTGCTGGATTCGAACCTCTGGCTCACCGCACACGTGATGACGATCATGCTGGGCTACGCCGGTTGCCTGCTCGCCGGCGCGATCGGCCACGCCGCTCTCTGGACCGCGGCGCGACACGGCCCCGACGCCGCCGCAGAACAGTTCCGCGCGATCCGCGCATGCCTTGCCTTTGGCCTCGTCTTCACGTTCCTCGGCACCACACTGGGCGGGGTCTGGGCCGACCTGTCGTGGGGACGGTTCTGGGGATGGGATCCAAAGGAGAACGGCGCGCTGCTCATCATCCTCTGGACCTCTGCGGTGCTCCATGCACGGGCCTCCGGCCTGATCCGCGACGCCGGGCTGGCCGCAGGAGCGGTGGTGACCGTCGCGGTGGTGCTCACCGCCTGGCTGGGCGTCAACCTCCTGGGGATCGGGCTTCACGCTTACGGCTTCACATCGGGCACTGCGCGCGGCTGGATGGCCGCAACCTTGTTCGAGCTGGCGTTCGCCACGCTCGGACTTCTCGCCGTCCGCCACAGAATCGCGCGCGAACTGTCGAAGCATCCCCCAGCCTCATCCGTACAGCAGGCCTGA
- a CDS encoding cytochrome c biogenesis protein ResB, with protein MGEYSRDTPPWLRRLADPRITVAGLLWLAALTVWGTLAQANPAVGLHGATQRFFHSWVFRGPFGLPLPGMMGSCALLTIHLLASMAVRLRRRGAGLWLTHLGLLLMMLGAFFTRQSARETVVVLAEGEQTAVSVSETEWELAVIRPLPDGSRQITAHPFRGLRPDLVIALPAALGTVAIEQAWRSVDTTHLPARPAPENLRPAPVPADPRRALPAIVLRVADQRIALLGEGEALALGPPAGTEPATVYVQLRRARHPLPFTIRLLDFEKAFHPNTRLPRSFRSRVELLEDNRAREVVISMNRPLLHGPFAFYQSSYMDTPNGREISVLAVSENRFRPAPYLATALMAIGMVMHYLRPGRQAR; from the coding sequence ATGGGTGAATACAGCCGCGACACCCCTCCGTGGCTCCGCCGCCTCGCCGACCCGCGCATCACCGTTGCGGGCCTCCTCTGGTTGGCCGCGCTAACCGTGTGGGGCACCCTCGCGCAGGCGAACCCGGCGGTCGGCCTCCACGGCGCAACTCAGCGCTTTTTCCACTCGTGGGTGTTCCGCGGTCCGTTTGGCCTGCCGCTGCCGGGCATGATGGGATCGTGTGCACTGCTGACGATCCATTTGCTGGCCTCGATGGCCGTGCGATTGCGGCGCCGCGGCGCCGGGCTCTGGCTGACACATCTGGGGCTATTGCTGATGATGCTCGGCGCGTTTTTCACCCGCCAGTCCGCGCGTGAGACCGTCGTCGTGCTCGCGGAGGGCGAACAAACCGCGGTCTCGGTATCGGAAACAGAGTGGGAACTGGCTGTGATCCGCCCCTTGCCCGACGGTTCCCGCCAAATCACCGCACATCCGTTCCGCGGCCTGCGACCGGATCTCGTGATCGCGCTTCCCGCGGCCCTCGGCACGGTGGCGATCGAGCAGGCCTGGCGCTCCGTGGACACCACACACCTGCCCGCGCGCCCCGCCCCCGAGAACCTGCGGCCCGCGCCCGTGCCCGCCGATCCGCGGCGCGCCCTGCCGGCCATCGTTCTGCGCGTCGCCGATCAGCGGATCGCGCTGCTGGGCGAGGGCGAAGCCCTGGCGCTGGGGCCACCAGCCGGCACCGAACCGGCGACCGTCTACGTCCAGCTCCGCCGCGCACGCCATCCTCTGCCCTTCACGATCCGACTGCTCGACTTCGAAAAGGCCTTCCATCCCAACACCCGGCTCCCCCGCAGCTTCCGCAGCCGGGTGGAGCTCTTGGAGGACAACCGCGCCCGGGAGGTCGTGATTTCGATGAACCGCCCCTTGCTACATGGTCCGTTTGCGTTCTATCAATCATCGTACATGGACACGCCGAACGGGCGGGAAATCTCGGTGCTGGCGGTGAGCGAAAACCGCTTCCGCCCGGCCCCCTATCTGGCCACCGCGCTAATGGCCATCGGCATGGTGATGCACTATCTGCGGCCGGGGAGGCAGGCTCGGTGA
- a CDS encoding discoidin domain-containing protein, which translates to MRRNLRVLVAAVWTAGAAAREPIVTASSTFNADFAPELAVDGRPDTRWASGPLRGAPQWIAVDFGAPTAIRSVRIRWEAAFAVEYALEVSEEGTTWRELARRADGQGKTETLKAPVVVTARQMRVIAHRAGPHPHVSIWELEFPDGEGGARLAAARAERERRLRAEALDRCRAAGIREVVFAARERGPDGHWYANFSYYAESERRVTYRNHGRLAALDLETGRIRMILEDPEGTIRDPAVHYDGRTIVFSWRRAGTSSFHLYEIQSDGSGLRRLTDGGGPYDDIEPCWLPDDRIVFVSSRCRRWVNCWLTQVAILHRCERDGSGVVPLSANIEHDNTPWPLPDGRVMYMRWEYIDRSQVHYHHLWAMNPDGTGQQVVFGNLHPGGVYIDARPMPDGRRIAMILSPGHGQAEHAGHVATVDPRAGPDDLPRLRTWTRGADYRDPWPVDDGLMLAARGRLLVAVYADGQTVPLYELGPEFGPAWLHEPRPLAPRTRERRVADRADWSVATGEFVLSDVYEGRNMAGVQRGEIRELLVLESLPKPINYTGGMEPLSYGGTFTLERIVGTVPVEADGSARFELPALRSYLFVALDAQGRSVKRMQSFTTVMPGERLGCVGCHEPRTQAAPNREGRAMPLALTKPAARPRPVEGVPEVPDFPRDVQPILDALCVSCHGYEESTVGGPRAGRLILTGDRGPMYSHAYYMITVAGLVADGRNNPRSNYPPRALGSSASRLLAKMDGSHHGVRATPAQERIVRMWIECGAPYPGTYAALGTGMIGGYHENQPVHTDWDWPTTKAAAKVIDRRCAVCHAEPHRSIPRALSDERGVSFWRPDWNDPRLLTSRHIVFNLSRPEKSLVLLAPLAKEAGGWGLCTNSEGRAVFASREDADYRTLLAMVEAGRAELERIGRFDMPQFRPRPEYLREMKRYGVWDGNPSGADPVNPYELDRRYWEAVSYRPLPVAGRGAREDGH; encoded by the coding sequence ATGCGACGGAACCTGCGTGTGCTCGTGGCGGCCGTGTGGACCGCCGGCGCGGCGGCGAGGGAGCCTATCGTCACCGCATCCTCGACGTTCAACGCCGACTTCGCCCCCGAGCTTGCGGTGGACGGCCGGCCCGATACCCGCTGGGCGAGCGGGCCGCTGCGCGGGGCGCCGCAGTGGATCGCGGTGGACTTCGGGGCGCCCACCGCGATTCGAAGTGTGCGGATTCGATGGGAAGCGGCCTTTGCGGTCGAGTACGCCCTGGAGGTCTCCGAGGAGGGGACGACCTGGCGGGAACTGGCGCGTCGGGCGGACGGCCAGGGAAAGACGGAAACGTTGAAGGCCCCCGTTGTCGTCACGGCGCGCCAGATGCGGGTGATCGCGCATCGGGCCGGGCCGCACCCACATGTTTCGATCTGGGAACTTGAGTTTCCGGATGGGGAGGGCGGCGCGCGGCTGGCGGCGGCGCGAGCGGAGCGCGAGCGGCGGCTGCGGGCGGAGGCGCTCGATCGGTGCCGAGCTGCGGGCATCCGCGAAGTGGTGTTCGCAGCGCGCGAGCGGGGACCCGACGGCCACTGGTACGCCAACTTTTCGTATTACGCGGAGAGCGAGCGGCGCGTCACCTATCGGAACCACGGACGGCTCGCGGCGCTGGACCTGGAGACGGGCCGAATCCGGATGATTCTGGAAGACCCGGAGGGGACGATTCGCGATCCGGCGGTGCACTATGACGGACGCACGATTGTGTTCTCCTGGCGGCGGGCGGGCACTTCGTCGTTCCACCTGTACGAGATTCAATCGGACGGCTCCGGGCTGCGACGGCTGACCGACGGCGGCGGACCGTATGATGACATTGAACCTTGCTGGTTGCCGGACGACCGGATCGTGTTCGTGTCCAGCCGCTGCCGGCGGTGGGTGAACTGCTGGCTCACGCAGGTGGCGATCTTGCACCGGTGCGAGCGCGACGGCAGCGGAGTGGTGCCGCTGTCCGCGAACATCGAGCACGACAACACGCCGTGGCCGCTCCCCGACGGACGGGTGATGTACATGCGCTGGGAATACATTGACCGGTCGCAGGTGCATTATCATCACCTGTGGGCGATGAACCCTGACGGCACCGGCCAGCAGGTGGTGTTCGGCAACCTGCATCCCGGCGGGGTATACATTGACGCGCGGCCGATGCCCGATGGCCGCCGCATCGCGATGATTCTCTCACCGGGTCACGGTCAGGCGGAACACGCGGGTCATGTGGCGACGGTGGACCCCCGCGCAGGGCCGGACGACCTGCCGCGGCTGCGCACGTGGACCCGGGGCGCGGACTACCGCGATCCCTGGCCGGTGGATGACGGGTTGATGCTCGCCGCGCGGGGGCGGTTGCTGGTCGCCGTCTATGCGGATGGTCAGACCGTGCCGCTGTACGAACTGGGACCCGAGTTCGGCCCGGCCTGGCTGCACGAGCCGCGCCCGCTCGCGCCGCGCACGCGCGAGCGACGGGTCGCGGATCGGGCGGACTGGAGCGTGGCAACCGGCGAGTTTGTGCTGAGCGACGTCTACGAAGGCCGCAACATGGCGGGCGTGCAACGCGGCGAGATCCGCGAGCTGCTGGTGCTCGAGAGCCTGCCGAAGCCGATCAACTACACCGGCGGCATGGAGCCTTTGAGCTACGGCGGCACCTTCACGCTCGAGCGGATCGTTGGCACCGTGCCCGTCGAGGCGGACGGCTCGGCCCGGTTCGAGCTGCCGGCGTTGCGGTCGTACCTGTTTGTCGCGCTGGACGCGCAAGGGCGGTCGGTGAAGCGAATGCAGAGCTTTACGACGGTGATGCCGGGCGAGCGACTGGGCTGCGTGGGCTGTCACGAGCCGCGCACCCAGGCGGCACCGAACCGGGAGGGGCGCGCGATGCCGCTGGCGCTGACGAAGCCCGCGGCCCGGCCGCGGCCGGTCGAGGGAGTGCCGGAGGTGCCGGACTTTCCGCGTGACGTGCAGCCGATTCTCGATGCGCTGTGCGTGAGCTGCCACGGCTACGAGGAGAGCACGGTGGGAGGGCCGCGGGCGGGCCGCCTCATTCTGACCGGAGACCGCGGCCCGATGTACAGCCACGCGTACTACATGATCACCGTCGCGGGCCTCGTTGCGGACGGTCGCAACAATCCGCGCAGCAACTACCCGCCGCGCGCGCTCGGCTCGTCCGCCAGCCGTCTGCTCGCGAAGATGGATGGCTCACATCATGGCGTGCGCGCGACGCCCGCACAGGAGCGCATCGTCCGCATGTGGATCGAGTGCGGTGCTCCGTATCCCGGCACCTACGCGGCACTGGGAACCGGCATGATCGGCGGATACCACGAGAACCAGCCGGTGCACACGGATTGGGACTGGCCAACGACGAAGGCCGCCGCGAAGGTGATCGACCGCCGGTGCGCGGTGTGCCATGCGGAGCCGCACCGCTCGATTCCGCGCGCGCTTTCTGACGAGCGAGGTGTCTCGTTCTGGCGGCCCGACTGGAACGATCCGCGCCTGCTGACCAGTCGCCACATTGTGTTCAACCTTTCCCGGCCGGAGAAATCTTTGGTACTGCTGGCGCCTCTCGCAAAGGAGGCCGGCGGATGGGGGCTGTGCACGAACTCGGAGGGTCGCGCGGTGTTTGCATCGCGGGAGGACGCCGACTACCGCACCCTGCTGGCGATGGTGGAGGCAGGTCGCGCGGAGCTCGAGCGCATCGGGCGGTTCGACATGCCGCAGTTCCGGCCGCGTCCGGAATATCTGCGCGAAATGAAACGCTATGGTGTCTGGGACGGGAATCCGTCGGGCGCCGACCCGGTGAACCCATACGAACTGGATCGGCGCTACTGGGAGGCAGTCAGCTACCGTCCGCTGCCGGTCGCCGGGAGAGGCGCACGCGAGGATGGGCATTGA
- a CDS encoding DPP IV N-terminal domain-containing protein, translating into MGRRRAGGVALLLLLLSESSAQSPRWNRLVFRADVRPRWSADGSSFWYRVRTGPEAWEYVRVCAVTGERRTGPDLASLGLWPPPPRKSSELDRVRRPTRHTGPETTIRFSNATPRRVELFWLNADGEPVSYGGVASGGEMVLQSFEGHVWLVRDAEQREDLAVVEAATEETVIAVDGPGRAPSPQVGGALQGGSPDGRWQAWVDRHRVWLRDLRDGSVRQLATGRDGEPAWDPLVQWSPDSTAFVVSHGRPVPARTIPLMETTPAGARPPRVIRVPYRKPGDPLPQAVPVLFRITQTGAHQWVAIETPLATNAARETLHIPVRWAADGREFYFDHDQRGHQVYRVLAVGARDAAVRCVVEETSPTFIDVAHKTWRHWLDRSNELIWMSERDGWCHLWLYDVRAGRPIRQLTRGEWVVREVLRVDEAAREVWFLASGLRAGEDPYHRHLCRVDLDGGEVVRLTEADGDHEIEFSPGGEWFVARWSRPDNPPVCELRRARDGRLVAVLERADISALLAAGWTLPERVRAPGRDGRTEIWGVVIRPARFDPQATYPVVEHVYAGPHGHHAPARFELLEREHEIANLGFVVVLADGMGTNHRGKRFHDVCWKNLRDGGFPDRIAWLRSVGATRPWMDLRRVGIYGGSAGGQNAVRALLDHADVYSVAVADCGCHDNRMDKRWWNEQWMGWPVDESYERSSNIADAHRLRGHLLLIVGELDRNVDPASTYQLVGALQRAARPFEFMPIIGAGHGAAETPYGAELRAAFLSRHLLRPAAPSTR; encoded by the coding sequence GTGGGGCGGCGACGAGCCGGCGGAGTCGCGCTGCTTCTGCTGCTGCTCTCCGAATCGAGCGCCCAGTCGCCGCGATGGAATCGGTTGGTGTTTCGCGCGGATGTGCGTCCCCGTTGGTCCGCAGATGGCAGCTCGTTCTGGTACCGCGTTCGCACGGGGCCGGAGGCGTGGGAGTATGTGCGAGTGTGCGCGGTCACCGGCGAGCGTCGAACCGGCCCCGACCTGGCGTCGCTCGGTCTCTGGCCGCCTCCGCCGCGGAAATCCTCCGAGCTCGATCGTGTCCGCCGACCGACGCGCCACACCGGACCGGAAACCACGATTCGATTTTCCAACGCCACACCGCGACGGGTTGAGCTGTTCTGGCTCAATGCGGATGGAGAGCCGGTGAGTTACGGCGGTGTGGCCTCTGGCGGCGAAATGGTGCTGCAGAGCTTCGAAGGGCACGTATGGCTCGTTCGCGACGCGGAACAGCGCGAGGACCTCGCAGTGGTGGAGGCCGCGACGGAGGAGACGGTAATCGCGGTTGACGGCCCGGGCCGCGCGCCCTCGCCGCAGGTGGGGGGTGCACTGCAGGGGGGGTCGCCGGACGGCCGCTGGCAGGCGTGGGTGGATCGGCACCGGGTGTGGCTGCGCGACCTTCGGGACGGATCGGTCCGTCAGTTGGCCACCGGTCGCGACGGCGAGCCCGCGTGGGACCCCCTGGTGCAATGGTCGCCCGATTCGACCGCGTTCGTGGTTTCGCACGGTCGGCCGGTACCGGCTCGGACGATCCCGTTGATGGAAACGACGCCGGCCGGTGCACGCCCTCCGCGCGTGATTCGCGTGCCCTATCGCAAACCCGGGGATCCACTGCCGCAGGCGGTGCCGGTATTGTTTCGGATCACGCAGACGGGGGCGCACCAGTGGGTCGCGATCGAGACGCCGCTGGCGACCAACGCCGCGCGGGAAACCCTTCACATTCCCGTCCGCTGGGCGGCGGACGGACGCGAGTTCTACTTCGACCACGATCAACGGGGCCATCAAGTGTACCGCGTTCTGGCGGTCGGTGCGCGCGATGCGGCGGTCCGCTGTGTGGTGGAGGAAACCAGCCCCACCTTCATCGACGTCGCGCACAAGACCTGGCGGCACTGGTTGGACCGCAGCAACGAGCTGATCTGGATGAGCGAGCGGGACGGCTGGTGCCACCTGTGGCTCTACGATGTGCGCGCCGGCCGGCCGATTCGTCAGCTGACCCGTGGAGAATGGGTGGTGCGCGAGGTGCTGCGGGTGGACGAGGCGGCGAGGGAGGTGTGGTTTCTGGCCAGCGGTCTGCGAGCGGGCGAGGACCCCTATCACCGGCACCTATGTCGAGTGGACTTGGATGGTGGCGAGGTCGTGCGGCTGACGGAGGCTGACGGTGATCATGAAATCGAGTTCTCACCGGGTGGGGAGTGGTTTGTTGCGCGGTGGTCCCGCCCTGACAACCCGCCGGTCTGCGAACTGCGGAGGGCGCGGGATGGCCGGCTGGTGGCCGTGTTAGAACGGGCGGACATCTCCGCGCTGCTGGCGGCCGGATGGACGTTGCCGGAGCGTGTCCGTGCGCCCGGCCGCGATGGCCGCACGGAGATCTGGGGTGTCGTGATCCGCCCCGCGCGCTTCGACCCCCAGGCCACCTATCCGGTGGTCGAACACGTCTACGCGGGCCCACACGGCCATCATGCGCCCGCACGGTTTGAACTGCTCGAACGCGAACACGAGATCGCCAATCTCGGTTTCGTGGTGGTGCTCGCCGACGGCATGGGCACCAATCACCGCGGCAAACGATTCCACGATGTGTGCTGGAAGAATCTGCGCGACGGGGGGTTTCCGGACCGCATCGCGTGGTTGCGGTCCGTCGGTGCGACCCGCCCCTGGATGGATTTGCGGCGGGTGGGCATTTATGGGGGCAGTGCGGGCGGGCAGAACGCCGTTCGGGCGCTGCTCGACCATGCGGACGTGTACAGCGTTGCGGTCGCCGACTGCGGCTGCCACGACAACCGCATGGACAAACGATGGTGGAACGAACAGTGGATGGGTTGGCCGGTGGATGAGAGCTACGAGCGCAGTTCGAACATCGCCGATGCGCACCGGTTGCGCGGTCATCTGCTGCTGATCGTCGGCGAGCTGGATCGAAACGTGGATCCCGCCAGCACGTATCAGTTGGTCGGCGCGCTCCAGCGGGCGGCGCGACCGTTTGAGTTCATGCCGATCATCGGCGCCGGCCATGGGGCGGCCGAGACACCGTATGGCGCCGAGCTTCGGGCAGCGTTTCTCTCTCGCCACCTATTGCGGCCGGCCGCCCCGTCGACGCGGTAG
- a CDS encoding sulfatase, whose translation MSFRQWVVLAAVAWALVAFAGERGEKPDMLFIAVDDLNDWIGCLGGHLQARTPHLDALAARGVLFENAQCAAPACNPSRSALMSGLRPYTTGIYHNHHSYAVPLRDVLTLNRYLREQGYLVLGAGKIYHSHSPPKGQEDHWDDYYAAPGDPAPPRASMTGLNRAQFDWGPLDVADEEMQDYRLASWAAEQLQRRHDRPLFLAVGFIKPHLPWYVPRKYFEMFPAEAIRLPETIPNDLDDVPPAGVKFARPEGDHAAVTKAGLWASGVRAYLATITFLDAQVGRLIEAADRSWRSNRLVIVLWSDHGWHLGEKQHWRKFTLWEESARAPLIVVAPGIAKPGRRCAAPVDFLSIYPTVCDLLGLPIPPHVQGRSLLPLLRDPSASWDGVGITTHGRGNHGVRDRHWRYIRYADGSEELYDHRSDPHEWTNLAARAESVAILASLRARLPGVEAEEAPVAESEGNVRPRAGGRRSAPEGRRAQPREVEAL comes from the coding sequence ATGAGCTTCCGGCAGTGGGTGGTGTTGGCCGCGGTGGCGTGGGCGCTGGTGGCCTTCGCCGGCGAACGTGGCGAGAAGCCTGACATGCTGTTCATTGCGGTGGACGACCTCAACGACTGGATCGGTTGTCTGGGCGGCCATCTGCAGGCGCGCACGCCCCACCTGGATGCGCTGGCCGCTCGCGGCGTGCTTTTTGAAAACGCGCAATGTGCCGCGCCCGCGTGCAACCCGTCCCGATCGGCGTTGATGAGCGGGCTGCGACCCTACACGACCGGCATCTACCATAATCATCACTCTTACGCGGTTCCGTTGAGGGACGTGCTCACGCTGAACCGCTATCTCCGGGAGCAAGGGTACTTGGTGCTCGGCGCCGGCAAGATCTACCACAGCCATAGCCCGCCGAAGGGACAAGAGGACCACTGGGATGACTACTATGCGGCCCCGGGGGATCCCGCGCCTCCGCGGGCCAGCATGACCGGTCTGAACCGCGCGCAGTTCGACTGGGGACCGCTCGACGTCGCCGACGAGGAGATGCAGGACTACCGCCTCGCGAGCTGGGCTGCGGAGCAGCTTCAGCGCCGGCACGATCGCCCGCTCTTTCTGGCGGTGGGTTTCATCAAACCTCACCTGCCGTGGTATGTGCCCCGAAAGTACTTCGAGATGTTTCCAGCGGAGGCGATCCGCCTGCCGGAGACGATCCCGAACGACCTTGACGACGTGCCGCCGGCGGGCGTGAAGTTCGCACGGCCGGAGGGCGATCACGCCGCGGTGACAAAGGCCGGTTTGTGGGCGTCCGGCGTGCGAGCCTATCTGGCCACGATCACGTTTCTTGATGCCCAAGTCGGCCGACTGATCGAGGCTGCGGACCGGAGCTGGCGGTCAAACCGGCTCGTGATCGTGCTCTGGTCCGATCATGGTTGGCATCTTGGCGAGAAACAGCATTGGCGGAAGTTCACGCTTTGGGAGGAGTCCGCGCGCGCGCCGTTGATCGTGGTGGCGCCGGGGATCGCGAAGCCGGGTCGCCGCTGCGCCGCACCGGTGGATTTTCTCTCCATTTATCCCACCGTCTGCGATCTGCTGGGCCTTCCGATACCGCCCCACGTGCAGGGGCGTTCGCTCCTGCCGCTGCTGCGCGATCCGTCCGCATCCTGGGATGGTGTGGGCATCACCACGCACGGGCGCGGCAATCACGGCGTTCGGGATCGGCACTGGCGGTACATCCGGTACGCGGACGGGTCGGAGGAGCTCTACGATCACCGGTCGGATCCCCACGAATGGACCAACCTCGCCGCGCGGGCGGAGTCGGTCGCGATCCTCGCAAGTCTGCGGGCGCGTCTGCCCGGCGTGGAGGCAGAGGAGGCGCCGGTGGCCGAAAGCGAGGGTAACGTGCGGCCGCGCGCGGGAGGGCGCCGATCTGCCCCCGAAGGCCGCCGAGCGCAGCCGCGGGAAGTCGAAGCGCTATGA